One genomic segment of Roseovarius carneus includes these proteins:
- a CDS encoding acetate--CoA ligase family protein, translating into MTHRLDELLRPRSVGIVGASDKPGSNGAAMLAMCALDGFDGAVYPVNPRLSEIDGAQCYPDIAALPEVPDHVVIGVASRFVEGILEQAIALGVRSASIFASLYVEGDPELPARVAAKARGAGMALCGANCMGFYVPSIGLRVASMPSPVGIAPGGIAWIAQSGSTFGALAHNDRRLGFTLCVSTGMELVTGVADYMDWALSQPETRVIGLFLESVRDPAAFVAALKRAQILDVPVVALKVGRTEKAAQMAVSHTGAIAGNDAAYEAVFARYGVARVQDMDEMAAALALFDSPRAPAAGGLGVVSDSGGECEMIIDLAEATGVDFPELSPETAALIEAQLEPGLHAQNPLDAFGTMTDLVSRYAAMNAALVEDAGVAMGFFMSDPRDGYGYAEQYTDALIAAAGRTEKPLAMVTNYSMTDERHLALRLKAAGVPLLRGTRNALLAARHVMAYRDFQALGPDAARAADPGPWAERLRMVGRLAEGEGLEMLRDFGIASPKVVHVSEASGVTGALAEMRFPVVLKTAEDHAHKSDVGGVILGVADVAQAEAAYAEMAARLGPRALFMEMAPKGTELSLGALWDENFGPLVIISAGGILIELLQDRVAALAPFGPDEALRLLRRLKVHALLRGVRGMPPADEAAIAEQIARFSQMIAGLGEACAEMDINPMICGPEGALAVDCLAVGRGS; encoded by the coding sequence ATGACGCATAGGTTGGATGAGCTTTTGCGCCCGCGTTCGGTCGGCATCGTGGGCGCGTCGGACAAGCCCGGCAGTAATGGGGCGGCGATGCTGGCGATGTGCGCGCTTGATGGGTTTGACGGTGCTGTCTATCCGGTGAACCCCCGGCTGAGCGAGATTGATGGCGCGCAATGTTATCCTGATATCGCGGCCCTCCCGGAGGTGCCTGATCATGTGGTGATCGGTGTGGCGAGCCGCTTTGTTGAGGGCATATTGGAGCAGGCGATTGCGCTGGGCGTGCGGTCGGCGTCGATATTTGCCTCGCTTTATGTGGAGGGTGATCCGGAACTGCCCGCGCGCGTGGCCGCCAAGGCGCGCGGCGCGGGCATGGCGCTTTGCGGGGCCAATTGCATGGGGTTTTATGTGCCCTCCATTGGGCTGCGCGTGGCCAGCATGCCCTCGCCCGTGGGCATCGCGCCGGGCGGGATCGCTTGGATCGCGCAATCAGGCTCCACTTTTGGGGCGCTGGCGCATAATGATCGGCGGCTTGGCTTCACGCTCTGCGTCTCCACGGGGATGGAGCTTGTCACGGGCGTGGCCGATTACATGGACTGGGCGCTGAGCCAGCCGGAGACGCGGGTGATTGGCCTCTTTTTGGAGAGCGTGCGGGACCCGGCGGCGTTTGTCGCGGCGCTCAAACGGGCGCAGATCCTTGATGTGCCGGTTGTGGCGCTGAAGGTCGGACGGACCGAGAAGGCGGCGCAGATGGCGGTGTCGCATACCGGTGCTATTGCGGGCAATGACGCGGCCTATGAGGCGGTTTTCGCGCGCTACGGCGTTGCCCGCGTGCAGGATATGGACGAGATGGCCGCGGCACTCGCGCTTTTCGACAGCCCGCGTGCGCCCGCCGCCGGGGGGCTGGGCGTGGTCAGCGATTCGGGCGGGGAGTGTGAGATGATCATTGATCTGGCCGAGGCAACTGGCGTTGATTTCCCTGAGCTGTCGCCCGAGACGGCGGCGCTCATCGAGGCCCAGCTTGAGCCGGGGCTGCATGCGCAAAACCCTCTGGATGCGTTCGGCACTATGACGGATCTGGTGTCGAGATACGCGGCGATGAATGCTGCTTTGGTGGAGGATGCGGGCGTCGCCATGGGCTTTTTCATGTCCGACCCGCGCGATGGCTATGGCTATGCCGAGCAATACACCGACGCTTTGATAGCAGCTGCCGGGCGTACGGAAAAACCGCTGGCGATGGTCACGAATTACTCAATGACGGATGAGCGGCATCTGGCGTTGAGGCTGAAGGCGGCGGGGGTTCCCTTGCTGCGCGGCACACGCAACGCGCTTCTGGCGGCGCGCCATGTGATGGCCTATCGAGATTTTCAGGCGCTGGGGCCGGACGCGGCGCGGGCCGCAGACCCCGGACCATGGGCCGAGCGGCTGCGCATGGTGGGGCGGCTGGCCGAGGGCGAAGGGCTTGAGATGTTGCGTGATTTCGGTATCGCCTCGCCGAAGGTGGTGCACGTGTCCGAGGCCTCCGGCGTGACCGGGGCGCTGGCTGAGATGCGGTTCCCCGTGGTGCTGAAAACAGCGGAGGATCATGCGCATAAAAGCGATGTGGGCGGGGTTATTCTGGGCGTTGCGGACGTGGCGCAGGCTGAGGCGGCCTATGCGGAAATGGCCGCACGGCTGGGCCCACGCGCGCTCTTCATGGAGATGGCACCGAAGGGGACGGAGCTGTCGCTTGGCGCGCTCTGGGATGAGAATTTCGGCCCCCTCGTGATCATTTCCGCCGGTGGTATTCTGATCGAACTTTTGCAGGACCGCGTTGCGGCCCTTGCGCCTTTCGGCCCGGACGAGGCGCTCAGGCTGCTCCGTCGCCTGAAGGTGCATGCGCTTTTGCGCGGGGTGCGGGGGATGCCACCTGCGGATGAGGCGGCGATCGCCGAGCAGATCGCGCGGTTTTCACAGATGATCGCCGGGCTGGGCGAGGCCTGCGCCGAGATGGACATCAATCCGATGATCTGCGGCCCCGAGGGCGCGTTGGCCGTGGATTGTCTGGCGGTGGGGCGCGGCAGCTAA
- a CDS encoding substrate-binding domain-containing protein has product MTRMFALIALLWGAAAHAEEMKMAVTTSFHNSGLSEVLLPAIKEDTGLDVQLLVVGTGQALRLGEAGDVDAILVHSRAAEEAFVEAGFGTHRREIMYNDFVLIGPATDPAGIANADSAATALTLIAEAKSAFVSRGDDSGTHKMELSLWSTASLDPASFDAWYNEVGAGMGASLNTAAGLNAYIMSDRASWLNFGNKADLAVLFSGDPALFNQYAYLPVNPERHPHVNTDAAAALEEWLTSGRAAELITTYTIAGEPLFTFNAKPAE; this is encoded by the coding sequence ATGACCCGTATGTTTGCTCTGATCGCTCTTCTGTGGGGCGCTGCCGCCCACGCGGAAGAAATGAAGATGGCCGTCACGACCAGCTTCCACAATTCCGGCCTCTCGGAAGTGCTCTTGCCCGCCATCAAGGAGGATACGGGACTTGACGTGCAGTTGCTTGTCGTCGGCACCGGCCAGGCGCTGCGCCTTGGTGAGGCGGGGGATGTGGACGCTATTTTGGTGCATTCACGCGCCGCCGAGGAGGCGTTTGTCGAGGCGGGCTTCGGCACCCACCGGCGCGAGATCATGTATAATGATTTCGTCCTGATCGGGCCTGCCACGGACCCCGCAGGCATCGCAAATGCCGACAGCGCCGCCACAGCGCTCACCCTCATCGCAGAGGCAAAGTCCGCCTTCGTCAGCCGTGGGGACGATAGCGGCACGCATAAAATGGAGTTGTCGCTGTGGTCCACAGCCAGCCTTGATCCGGCCAGCTTCGACGCATGGTATAACGAAGTCGGCGCAGGCATGGGCGCGTCACTGAACACAGCCGCTGGCCTCAATGCCTATATCATGTCCGATCGGGCGAGCTGGCTCAACTTTGGCAACAAGGCGGATCTTGCCGTGCTCTTTTCCGGTGATCCGGCGCTGTTCAATCAATACGCCTATCTGCCGGTCAACCCCGAGCGGCACCCCCATGTGAACACCGATGCCGCCGCCGCGCTTGAAGAGTGGCTGACCTCGGGCCGCGCGGCAGAGCTGATCACGACCTACACGATTGCGGGCGAGCCACTGTTCACCTTCAACGCTAAACCGGCTGAGTAA
- a CDS encoding ATP-binding cassette domain-containing protein, whose amino-acid sequence MVSALMTATLKDAVVRRRGRAILGPINLSLPKEGVTLVLGPNGAGKTTLLKVLHGVERLSEGSATWSLPSPEAQAAQAYVFQTPIMLRRSVAQNLAYPLELVRTPRAERDARVAEWAARIGLGDALDRPAPRLSGGEKQKLAIARALIRRPRVLFLDEPCANLDGRSTREIEALLHAAHTNGTRIIMTTHNLGQAKRLATDLIFLLNGQVHDSGPAPAFYAQPKTPETKAFLQGDIVE is encoded by the coding sequence GTGGTGAGCGCGCTCATGACAGCCACGCTGAAGGACGCGGTGGTGCGGCGGCGCGGGCGTGCCATTCTCGGCCCCATAAACCTTAGCTTACCCAAAGAGGGGGTCACCCTCGTGCTTGGCCCCAACGGGGCGGGCAAGACCACGCTTCTCAAGGTGCTGCACGGGGTTGAGCGGTTGAGCGAAGGCAGTGCCACATGGTCTTTGCCCAGCCCGGAGGCGCAGGCGGCACAGGCTTACGTCTTTCAAACGCCGATCATGCTGCGCCGTTCTGTGGCACAAAACCTCGCCTATCCGCTGGAGCTGGTCCGCACGCCCCGCGCCGAAAGAGACGCACGCGTCGCCGAATGGGCCGCGCGGATCGGTCTGGGCGATGCGCTCGACCGCCCTGCCCCGCGCCTGTCTGGCGGCGAGAAACAAAAGCTGGCCATCGCCCGCGCGCTCATCCGCCGCCCCCGCGTGCTCTTTCTGGACGAGCCGTGTGCCAATCTCGATGGCCGCTCCACCCGCGAAATTGAGGCGCTTTTGCACGCAGCCCATACCAACGGCACGCGCATCATCATGACCACGCACAACCTCGGACAGGCAAAGCGGCTTGCAACCGACCTGATCTTCTTGCTCAATGGGCAGGTGCACGACTCAGGCCCCGCGCCTGCCTTCTACGCACAACCCAAAACTCCCGAAACCAAGGCATTTCTGCAAGGAGATATCGTAGAATGA
- a CDS encoding ABC transporter permease — MTDIWAGLTSAFWLIVTLDPDLVEITLRSLQVSLTALVIACCIALPLGTSLAVRRFRYRRATIAVLNAFMGLPPVVVGLIVYLLLSRSGPFGVLGLLFTPTAMIIAQVIIITPLIASITHQAMRELWAEYHDLLISLNTPKRQRIKTLLWDGRRTLLTAALAGFGRAIGEVGAIMVVGGNIDHATRVLTTAIALETGKGDFALALGLGFVLIALALVVNFAIHALSRTEQEGTW, encoded by the coding sequence ATGACTGATATCTGGGCAGGGCTCACCTCCGCATTCTGGCTGATCGTCACGCTCGACCCCGATCTGGTGGAGATCACGCTGCGCTCGCTCCAGGTCAGCCTCACGGCGCTGGTCATCGCCTGCTGCATCGCGCTGCCCTTGGGCACATCGCTGGCGGTGCGCCGCTTTCGCTATCGCCGGGCCACAATCGCGGTGCTCAACGCGTTTATGGGCCTGCCGCCAGTGGTCGTGGGCCTCATCGTGTACCTCTTGCTCAGCCGCTCCGGCCCCTTCGGCGTGCTGGGGCTTCTCTTTACCCCAACGGCGATGATCATCGCACAGGTGATCATCATCACGCCGCTGATCGCGTCGATCACCCACCAAGCCATGCGTGAGCTTTGGGCAGAATATCACGACCTTCTCATCTCGCTCAACACGCCCAAACGCCAGAGGATCAAGACGCTTTTGTGGGATGGGCGGCGCACATTACTGACCGCCGCACTTGCGGGCTTTGGCCGCGCCATTGGTGAGGTTGGCGCGATTATGGTTGTGGGCGGCAATATCGACCACGCCACCCGCGTTTTGACCACGGCGATTGCGCTGGAGACAGGCAAGGGCGATTTTGCCTTGGCGCTGGGGCTGGGTTTTGTGTTAATCGCGCTGGCGCTGGTGGTGAATTTCGCCATCCACGCCCTCTCGCGCACCGAGCAGGAGGGCACGTGGTGA
- a CDS encoding proton-conducting transporter transmembrane domain-containing protein, which produces MLTALLPFFAPLALSLAALIVFRGPQFRPASELRRVELLSLVGLAAAAISGLALIFNGPATSPLFGIDGLGIAARLDAVSAVMLTLVTFVGWVVVRYAATYMDGEDRQGAFTGWLCATLAAVMMLVIAGNILQLLLAWIATSVFLQKLLLHYADRVAAQRAARKKWVTARLGDAALLLAVLLIYGRYGTGDIADIMVAAGVDAGGAGSAWIAASLAVAAILKSAQFPMHGWLTEVMETPTPVSALLHAGVINAGGFLLIRFSDVMILSPSVLAVLVMIGGFTALFGGLVMLTQSAVKTSLAWSTVAQMGFMILQCGLALFPLALLHIVAHSLYKAHAFLASGMAVDGVAAIRRPGPVAIPSGIAVGQAFVIALAIYAVVAFIFGISGKSPQAIALGAILIFGVAYLLAQGLADAAPRVLTQRTAAYSVAAAFGYFALQTGSEWLMAGTLPATPSPGPLEWALLVLALLSFGLVAVAQAMFPLWAYHPAAAGMRVHLSNGLYANAIFDKLLRGWSTKTPS; this is translated from the coding sequence ATGTTGACTGCTCTATTGCCGTTTTTCGCGCCCCTCGCGCTTAGCCTTGCTGCCCTTATCGTCTTTCGCGGCCCGCAGTTTCGCCCTGCATCTGAATTGCGCCGTGTGGAGCTCTTGTCGCTTGTCGGTCTTGCCGCAGCGGCGATTTCGGGCCTTGCGCTGATTTTCAACGGTCCGGCCACAAGCCCTCTTTTCGGCATTGATGGGCTGGGGATTGCCGCGCGTCTGGATGCGGTGAGCGCGGTGATGCTGACGCTGGTTACATTCGTCGGTTGGGTCGTGGTGCGCTACGCGGCCACGTATATGGATGGCGAGGACCGGCAGGGCGCGTTCACGGGATGGCTCTGCGCCACTCTGGCGGCGGTGATGATGCTGGTGATTGCGGGCAATATCCTGCAACTGCTGCTTGCCTGGATCGCGACGAGCGTCTTTCTGCAAAAGCTGTTGCTGCATTACGCAGATCGCGTGGCAGCACAACGCGCGGCGCGCAAGAAATGGGTGACGGCGCGTTTGGGGGATGCGGCCTTGCTGCTGGCCGTGTTGCTGATTTACGGGCGCTACGGCACTGGTGACATCGCCGATATCATGGTTGCGGCGGGTGTCGATGCGGGCGGCGCGGGATCGGCCTGGATCGCGGCGAGCCTTGCGGTGGCGGCGATCTTGAAATCGGCGCAATTTCCGATGCATGGCTGGCTGACGGAGGTGATGGAAACACCCACACCCGTCTCGGCCCTGTTGCATGCGGGCGTGATCAACGCGGGCGGCTTTTTGCTCATCCGGTTCTCGGACGTGATGATCCTGTCGCCCAGCGTTCTGGCGGTTCTGGTGATGATCGGCGGGTTCACGGCGCTCTTTGGCGGCTTGGTGATGCTCACGCAATCGGCGGTCAAGACGTCTCTCGCATGGTCCACCGTGGCGCAAATGGGGTTCATGATCCTGCAATGCGGTCTGGCCCTTTTCCCGCTGGCCTTGCTGCATATCGTGGCACACTCGCTTTACAAGGCGCACGCGTTCCTTGCCTCGGGCATGGCGGTGGACGGTGTGGCCGCAATCCGGCGGCCCGGCCCCGTGGCCATCCCGAGCGGCATCGCCGTGGGGCAGGCCTTTGTCATCGCGCTGGCGATCTACGCGGTGGTTGCCTTTATCTTCGGCATCTCCGGCAAGTCGCCGCAGGCCATCGCATTGGGCGCGATCTTGATCTTCGGGGTGGCGTATCTTCTGGCGCAGGGTCTGGCCGATGCCGCACCACGGGTGCTGACACAGCGCACAGCCGCCTATTCCGTGGCCGCCGCCTTTGGCTATTTCGCCCTGCAAACCGGGTCCGAATGGCTGATGGCGGGCACGCTGCCTGCGACACCGTCCCCCGGTCCACTGGAATGGGCGCTGCTGGTTCTGGCGCTTCTGAGCTTCGGCCTTGTGGCGGTGGCGCAGGCGATGTTCCCGCTCTGGGCGTATCACCCGGCAGCGGCGGGCATGCGGGTGCATCTCTCCAACGGGCTTTATGCCAATGCCATCTTCGACAAGCTGCTGCGCGGCTGGTCGACCAAGACCCCCTCCTGA
- a CDS encoding YbcC family protein, whose protein sequence is MANTKLSLKKINAASDTAARAIPPLWPLASSVAVNPYLGQTAETLAQAGARLGRVGGVAVTMPRAWYHARITQGVITDADIEAALAADGGKALPDLAKLKHIASTEAPAPTPQPTIVDLASEASGIDWAGIMADRFGQWAAGFFDQGQALWAAPRRRGAYDAWRQNATHDLTPEIAGLTGFADFISKTPDTAVEALARAVASLGLSEAALETYLHQLLFTLGGWGQVSRYRLWQAELAQGSDTTATDLLTIRILWEEALLAHYADEIGAKWEEVAAAHATPLDVNADFQANALLQNAWERSVQRGLAETFAAPAPAAYEERPALQAAFCIDVRSEVFRRALESVNPGIQTLGFAGFFGLTPAHKGFASDVEELRLPVLLNPGVTSTSQGTDAGADQTARFTARASRAWGRFKLAAVSSFAFVEATGPIYAGKLLRDALNLAPNDVPGGPAPRLDPALDLAAQTDAGETILRAMSFTKNFARLVVLAGHGANVVNNPFASGLHCGACGGYSGEVNARLLAGLLNSVDVRKGLAERGIEIPSDTLFVGALHDTTTDAVTLYDADHSAAAHVEDYKQARAWFASAGTVTRMERALRLPRATADGNISLRSRDWAETRPEWALAGCKAFIAAPRKRTAGRSLEGRAFLHDYDWSQDKGFGVLELIMTAPVVVASWISLQYYGSTVSPHVFGSGNKLLHNVTGGIGVVEGNGGALRAGLPWQSVHEGAEYAHDPLRLSVCIEAPREAMTNVLRAHDGVRDLFDNGWLHLFALNEAGQMAWRYEGGLEWSAMETVSGAPALKAVS, encoded by the coding sequence ATGGCTAACACCAAGCTTTCGCTCAAGAAAATCAACGCGGCCAGCGATACCGCGGCCCGCGCAATCCCGCCGCTCTGGCCTCTGGCCTCTTCGGTCGCGGTGAACCCCTATCTGGGTCAGACCGCGGAGACACTGGCCCAAGCCGGGGCGCGTCTGGGCCGTGTGGGCGGGGTGGCGGTCACGATGCCGCGCGCGTGGTATCATGCGCGGATCACCCAAGGGGTCATTACGGATGCCGATATCGAGGCGGCGCTGGCGGCTGATGGTGGCAAAGCCCTGCCTGATCTCGCAAAGCTCAAGCATATCGCCAGCACCGAGGCGCCGGCACCCACGCCGCAGCCTACGATTGTCGATCTGGCAAGTGAGGCGTCTGGCATCGACTGGGCGGGCATCATGGCGGACCGCTTTGGCCAATGGGCGGCGGGCTTCTTTGATCAAGGCCAAGCGCTTTGGGCGGCACCACGCCGCCGGGGGGCTTATGACGCATGGCGTCAGAACGCGACCCATGACCTGACGCCGGAGATCGCGGGCCTCACAGGCTTTGCCGATTTCATCAGCAAGACGCCCGACACCGCCGTTGAGGCGCTGGCACGGGCGGTGGCCAGCCTTGGCCTGAGCGAGGCGGCGCTGGAGACGTATCTTCACCAGCTTCTCTTCACGCTTGGCGGGTGGGGGCAGGTTTCGCGCTACCGTCTCTGGCAGGCCGAGCTTGCCCAAGGGAGCGACACGACCGCGACCGATCTTTTGACGATCCGCATTCTGTGGGAAGAGGCGCTGCTTGCGCATTACGCGGATGAGATTGGCGCGAAATGGGAGGAGGTCGCGGCGGCCCATGCCACCCCTTTGGACGTGAATGCGGATTTTCAGGCCAATGCGCTCTTGCAAAACGCATGGGAGCGGTCGGTGCAACGCGGCTTGGCCGAAACCTTTGCCGCACCGGCCCCAGCGGCCTATGAGGAACGCCCCGCACTTCAGGCTGCGTTCTGCATTGATGTGCGCTCTGAAGTCTTCCGGCGCGCGTTGGAATCGGTCAATCCGGGTATCCAGACTCTGGGCTTTGCTGGGTTTTTCGGCCTGACACCTGCGCATAAGGGCTTTGCCTCGGATGTTGAAGAACTACGCCTGCCGGTGCTTTTGAACCCCGGTGTGACTTCCACCTCGCAAGGCACGGATGCGGGCGCGGACCAGACGGCCCGCTTTACCGCGCGCGCAAGCCGGGCGTGGGGGCGGTTCAAGCTCGCGGCGGTGTCGTCTTTTGCCTTTGTCGAGGCGACGGGTCCGATCTATGCGGGAAAGCTTCTGCGTGATGCGCTCAACCTTGCGCCCAACGACGTGCCCGGCGGCCCTGCGCCGCGCCTTGATCCGGCGCTGGATCTTGCGGCACAGACCGATGCAGGCGAGACGATCCTGCGGGCCATGTCGTTCACCAAGAATTTTGCGCGGCTGGTCGTTCTGGCCGGGCATGGTGCGAATGTGGTAAACAACCCCTTCGCGAGCGGCCTGCATTGTGGCGCTTGCGGCGGATATTCCGGCGAGGTGAACGCGCGGCTTCTGGCGGGGCTGCTCAACAGCGTCGATGTGCGCAAGGGGCTTGCCGAGCGGGGGATCGAAATCCCCTCCGACACGCTTTTCGTGGGCGCGCTGCATGACACAACCACGGATGCGGTCACGCTTTATGATGCGGATCATTCCGCAGCGGCCCATGTGGAGGATTACAAGCAGGCCCGTGCGTGGTTTGCCTCAGCCGGGACCGTCACACGGATGGAGCGTGCGTTGCGCCTGCCGCGTGCGACCGCGGACGGCAACATCTCGCTGCGCAGCAGGGATTGGGCCGAGACCCGGCCCGAATGGGCGCTCGCGGGCTGCAAGGCCTTCATCGCCGCCCCGCGCAAACGGACTGCGGGCCGCAGCCTTGAGGGCAGGGCCTTCTTGCATGATTACGACTGGTCCCAGGACAAGGGGTTTGGCGTACTGGAGCTGATCATGACCGCACCCGTGGTTGTGGCGAGCTGGATCAGCCTGCAATATTATGGCTCTACCGTTTCGCCGCACGTCTTTGGGTCGGGCAACAAGCTATTGCATAACGTGACCGGTGGCATCGGTGTGGTGGAGGGCAATGGGGGCGCGTTGCGCGCGGGCCTGCCATGGCAATCGGTGCATGAGGGGGCGGAGTATGCCCATGATCCGCTGCGGCTGTCGGTTTGTATCGAGGCCCCGCGCGAGGCGATGACGAATGTCCTGCGCGCCCATGACGGCGTGCGCGATCTCTTCGACAATGGCTGGTTGCACCTCTTTGCGCTGAATGAGGCGGGGCAGATGGCATGGCGCTATGAGGGCGGTCTGGAATGGTCGGCCATGGAGACCGTGTCTGGTGCACCCGCGCTCAAGGCGGTCAGCTAA
- a CDS encoding maleate cis-trans isomerase family protein, which yields MTHISPLPDPSTHPVLGNAGFDTGRNARAKIGFVLIPNEQTIEEDMIAHMPPGVGAYFNRASMPREISTESLAQLRGSLAEAAAGILPDDGLDVIVFACTSGTVAVGEAASQAELAKGAPGAKTCTLAGSVRKALAAIGARKIALGSPYIPELNDNVVRYLEEADVSVLHAHGMGLKYDTQMIRVSPDYLVDYAQAIDHPEADAVLLSCGALRSIDVIDRIEQKLGKHAICSNQAMLWDCLRLAGIDDKLPGLGRLLREH from the coding sequence ATGACCCACATATCCCCCCTGCCCGATCCCAGCACGCATCCGGTTCTGGGCAACGCCGGATTTGACACAGGCCGCAACGCGCGTGCCAAGATCGGTTTTGTGCTGATCCCGAATGAGCAGACCATCGAAGAGGATATGATCGCCCATATGCCGCCGGGCGTCGGGGCCTATTTCAACCGCGCGTCAATGCCGCGCGAAATCTCCACCGAGAGCCTTGCGCAATTGCGCGGCTCACTGGCCGAGGCGGCGGCGGGCATTTTGCCGGATGACGGGCTGGACGTGATCGTCTTCGCCTGCACCTCGGGCACTGTTGCCGTGGGAGAGGCGGCATCGCAGGCCGAGCTTGCCAAGGGCGCGCCCGGGGCAAAAACCTGCACGCTGGCCGGGTCGGTGCGCAAGGCTCTGGCCGCCATCGGCGCCCGCAAGATCGCGCTCGGTTCGCCCTATATTCCTGAGCTGAACGACAATGTGGTGCGCTATCTGGAAGAGGCCGATGTTTCGGTGCTGCACGCACATGGGATGGGGCTGAAATATGACACGCAGATGATCCGCGTCTCACCTGACTATCTTGTGGACTACGCCCAAGCGATTGATCACCCCGAGGCGGATGCCGTCCTTCTCAGCTGCGGCGCATTGCGCAGCATTGATGTGATCGACCGGATTGAGCAAAAGCTGGGCAAACACGCCATCTGCTCCAATCAGGCCATGCTCTGGGATTGCCTGCGCCTCGCCGGGATTGACGATAAGCTGCCCGGTCTGGGCCGCCTGCTGCGCGAGCATTAA
- the rlmB gene encoding 23S rRNA (guanosine(2251)-2'-O)-methyltransferase RlmB, with protein sequence MKNPTKKPKWVVEKEQGKKAEAAQTLWLFGLHAVRDALLNPKREKLRLITTLNARAKLEDAIVASGMEPEMADPRKFPAVIDPGSVHQGAVLEVRSLDWGDLESLAMGDGVHAPRLILLDRVTDPHNVGAILRSAEVFGARAVIAPRHHSAPETGALAKTASGALERQPYVQVRNLSDAIVQLQGMGYLVLGLDGEAEQTIEAAMEGRRDRAVALVLGAEGPGLRAKTRETCDALVKIRYFSGFGSLNVSNAAAVALYASQAEG encoded by the coding sequence ATGAAAAACCCAACGAAAAAACCCAAATGGGTGGTGGAAAAAGAGCAGGGCAAAAAGGCCGAAGCGGCACAGACCTTGTGGCTCTTTGGGCTTCATGCGGTGCGCGATGCGCTGCTGAACCCCAAGCGTGAGAAACTGCGCCTGATCACCACGCTCAATGCGCGTGCCAAGCTGGAAGATGCGATTGTGGCCTCTGGCATGGAGCCGGAGATGGCAGACCCGCGCAAATTCCCCGCCGTGATTGATCCCGGATCGGTGCACCAAGGGGCCGTGCTTGAGGTGCGGTCGCTCGATTGGGGGGATCTGGAGAGCCTCGCGATGGGGGACGGTGTGCATGCGCCCCGGCTGATCCTGCTCGATCGGGTGACAGACCCGCATAATGTGGGCGCGATCCTGCGCTCGGCCGAGGTTTTTGGCGCGCGTGCGGTCATCGCGCCGCGTCACCATTCCGCGCCGGAGACAGGCGCGCTGGCCAAGACCGCGTCAGGCGCGTTGGAGCGGCAGCCTTACGTGCAGGTGCGCAACCTGTCGGATGCGATCGTGCAGCTTCAGGGGATGGGGTATCTCGTGCTGGGCCTTGATGGAGAGGCAGAGCAGACGATTGAGGCCGCGATGGAGGGTCGTCGCGACCGGGCAGTGGCGCTGGTTCTGGGCGCTGAGGGGCCGGGATTGCGCGCGAAAACCCGCGAGACCTGCGACGCTTTGGTCAAAATTCGGTATTTCAGCGGGTTTGGCTCGCTCAACGTCTCAAATGCGGCGGCGGTCGCCCTATATGCCTCTCAGGCCGAGGGATAA
- a CDS encoding CoA-binding protein, translating to MDETYSDAHLRDILARTRRIAVVGMSMNPVRPSYYVARYLKLKGYEVIPVNPGHAGEVAFGARVVAGLEDVPGEVDMVDIFRRSEHVAPIVKEALALFPTLGTIWMQIGVSDPAAAAQARARGVDVIMNRCPKIEYQRLHGELRMGGFNTGVISSKL from the coding sequence ATGGATGAGACTTATTCAGATGCGCATCTGCGCGATATTCTGGCCCGCACGCGCCGCATTGCAGTGGTCGGCATGTCGATGAACCCGGTGCGGCCCAGCTATTATGTGGCGCGCTATCTCAAGCTCAAAGGGTATGAGGTGATCCCGGTCAATCCGGGCCATGCGGGCGAGGTTGCGTTTGGTGCGAGGGTCGTGGCGGGCCTGGAGGATGTGCCGGGCGAGGTGGATATGGTCGATATCTTCCGGCGGTCCGAACATGTGGCCCCCATCGTCAAGGAGGCGCTGGCGCTCTTTCCCACACTCGGGACGATCTGGATGCAGATCGGGGTGAGCGATCCGGCGGCGGCGGCACAGGCGCGCGCGCGCGGGGTGGACGTTATCATGAACCGCTGCCCCAAGATCGAGTATCAACGCCTGCACGGTGAATTGCGCATGGGCGGGTTCAACACCGGGGTGATTTCCTCGAAGCTTTAG
- a CDS encoding Dabb family protein → MIRHVVFFSAKPGECPDVIRDGLMMLAQIPHARHFEVGRNLHADQINAEAPDLVVYAEFEDEAALAAYKADPIYEKCIQLVRPMREMRIAADFTAA, encoded by the coding sequence ATGATCCGCCATGTGGTCTTTTTCTCTGCCAAACCGGGCGAATGTCCCGATGTGATCCGCGATGGGCTGATGATGCTGGCCCAGATCCCACATGCGCGCCATTTCGAGGTGGGCCGCAATTTGCACGCCGATCAGATCAACGCGGAGGCCCCTGATCTGGTGGTCTATGCGGAGTTCGAGGATGAGGCCGCGCTGGCAGCCTACAAGGCTGATCCGATCTACGAGAAATGCATCCAACTGGTCCGGCCCATGCGCGAAATGCGGATCGCGGCGGACTTCACTGCCGCCTAA